CTCCTCCGCGTCTCTGCGTGAAAAGGAGCAGCCAGTGACACCTCACAAACACCACCCGCCGACGTGATCGCCGGCCGCGACCCGCAGCTCGAGCGCGCGGCGGTCAGCCTCCTGTTTTCACACGGAGGTCACAGGGGGGCACAGTGGACACTGAGGAAGATTCTCGATTGCTCATTTTCACGCAGAGTCGCAGAGGAGCAGAGGCGCGGAGCATCGCGTTCGTCGCGCGCGTCCACCTCGCCAGCAAATCAGAAATCTGATGTTTGCATGGCGGGGGGCCCACGCTGTTCGACGAATTGCCACTGTGACCACTGTGTCCGCTGAGCGCTCCGTGTGAAAAAAAGGGAACCTGCGCCTCTGCTCCTCCGCGCCTCTGCGTGAAACGAGGAAAACCAATGACACCCGGAAGAACGATGAACCGAAGGCAAGCCCTGAAGTCAGCAGCAGCGGCGACCGGATGGATGATGGCCGCGCCATACCTGAATCTCGGCCGGTTCCGCCTGTTCGCGCAGGCCGCCGAGTACTCGGCGCGCACGATCCGGCTGATGCAGGAATCGCTGGTGATCGACATGCTGAGTCCGCTCACGCTGAACTGGCCGCAGCAGGGGAAGTGGAACCTGGACGCGGAGAACTTCACGGACGCGGACTTCCAGCGCTTCCGGGAGTCGGGGATCAACGTCTTCCACGTCGCGTACGGCATGGGCGGCATCGACCCGTACACGACGGTGCTGGAGCACATTGCAACGCAGAACAGCTTCATTGCGGGCAATGACGAGCGGGTGCTGCGCATCGACAGTGCGGCGGACTTCGAGCGGGCGCGCACGTCGGGCAAGATCGGGATCATGATCGGGGTGCAGAACAGCTCGCACTTCCGCCGGCCGGACGACGTGAACACGTTCCACGCGCTGGGTCAGCGCGTCTCGCAGCTCACGTACAACTCGCGCAACCTGATCGGCAACGGCTCGACCGAGCGGAGCGACAGCGGGCTGAGCGATTTCGGCGTGCGGATCGTGCAGCGCATGAACGAGGTCGGCATGGCGGTCGACACGAGCCACTGCGGCGACCGCACGACGATCGACGCGTGCGAGGTGTCGGCGAAGCCGGTGCTGATCACGCACTCCAACGCGCGCGCTCTCGTGAACGGCCATCCGCGCACCAAGCCGGACGAGGCGATCCGCGCGATGGCGAAGACGGGCGGCGTGATGGGCATCACCGGCGTCCGGAACTTCGTGCGCCACACCGAGCCGACCACGATCGAGCACTACATCGACCACTTCGACTACGTCCGCGACCTGATCGGCGTCGAGCACCTCGGGATC
The sequence above is a segment of the Longimicrobiales bacterium genome. Coding sequences within it:
- a CDS encoding membrane dipeptidase, with amino-acid sequence MNRRQALKSAAAATGWMMAAPYLNLGRFRLFAQAAEYSARTIRLMQESLVIDMLSPLTLNWPQQGKWNLDAENFTDADFQRFRESGINVFHVAYGMGGIDPYTTVLEHIATQNSFIAGNDERVLRIDSAADFERARTSGKIGIMIGVQNSSHFRRPDDVNTFHALGQRVSQLTYNSRNLIGNGSTERSDSGLSDFGVRIVQRMNEVGMAVDTSHCGDRTTIDACEVSAKPVLITHSNARALVNGHPRTKPDEAIRAMAKTGGVMGITGVRNFVRHTEPTTIEHYIDHFDYVRDLIGVEHLGIGSDIDLDGYDDMPAEDYAQLKAGYKDSYAFRDKIDIEGIDHPKRMFDVTEGLIRRGYSDDAIRGILGGNFARVLAEIWTK